A window from Argopecten irradians isolate NY chromosome 3, Ai_NY, whole genome shotgun sequence encodes these proteins:
- the LOC138319627 gene encoding mucin-2-like, which yields KPLLHQQPPLLYQQPPLLYHQKPLLYQQPPLLYQQKPLLYQQKPLLHQQLPLLHQQPPLLHQQPPLLYQQPPLLYQQQPPLHQQQQLLHQQPLLHQQPPLLYHQKPLLYQQPPLLHQQPQLLHQQLPLLYQQPPLLYQQQPLLHQQQPLLHQQPPLLHQQPPLLYQQPPLLHQQPPLLYPTTTTTKPTTTTAIPTTTTAIPTTTTAIPTTTTTSPTTTTTTPTTTTTTPTTTTAIPTTTITTPTTTTAIPTTTTTTPTTTTTKPTTTTAIPTTTTAIPTTTTTLPTTTTTTPTTTTAIPTTTTTSPTTTTTTPTTTTTTPTTTTAIPTTTTAIPTTTTAIPTTTTTTTPTTTTAIPTTTTAIPTTTTTLPTTTTTTPTTTTTPTTTTAIPTTTTAIPTTTTAIPSKTTAIPTTTTTAIPTTTTTAIPTTTTAISTTTTAIPTTTTAIPTTSTTSPTTTTTTPTTTTAIPTTTTTAIPTTTTAIPTTARAVSRHRRQWRI from the exons AAACCACTACTACACCAACAACCACCACTGCTATACCAACAACCACCACTGCTATACCATCAAAAACCACTGCTATACCAACAACCACCACTGCTATACCAACAAAAACCACTGCTATATCAACAAAAACCACTATTACACCAacaactaccactactacaccaacaaccaccactactacaccaacaaccaccactgctataccaacaaccaccactgctatatcaacaacaaccaccacttcaccaacaacaacaactactacACCAACAACCACTACTACACCAACAACCACCACTGCTATACCATCAAAAACCACTGCTATACCAACAACCACCACTACTACACCAACAACCACAATTACTACACCAACAACTACCACTGCTATACCAACAACCACCACTGctataccaacaacaaccactacttcaccaacaacaaccactacTACACCAACAACCACCACTACTACACCAACAACCACCACTGCTATACCAACAACCACCACTACTACACCAACAACCACCACTGCTATACCCAACAACAACCACTACTAAACCAACAACCACCACTGCTATACCAACAACCACCACTGCTATACCAACAACCACCACTGCTATACCAACAACCACCACTACttcaccaacaacaaccactacTACACCAACAACCACCACTACTACACCAACAACCACCACTGCTATACCAACAACCACCATTACTACACCAACAACCACCACTGCtataccaacaacaacaactactacACCAACAACCACCACTACTAAACCAACAACCACCACTGCTATACCAACAACCACCACTGctataccaacaacaaccaccactttaccaacaacaaccactacTACACCAACAACCACTACTGCTATACCAACAACCACCACTACttcaccaacaacaaccactactacaccaacaaccaccactactacaccaacaaccaccactgctataccaacaaccaccactgctataccaacaaccaccactgctataccaacaacaaccaccactactacaccaacaaccaccactgctataccaacaaccaccactgctataccaacaacaaccaccactttaccaacaacaaccactacTACACCAACAACCACTACTACACCAACAACCACCACTGCTATACCAACAACCACCACTGCTATTCCAACAACCACCACTGCTATACCATCAAAAACCACTGctataccaacaacaaccaccactgctataccaacaacaaccaccactGCTATACCAACAACCACCACTGCTATATCAACAACCACCACTGCTATACCAACAACCACCACTGCTATACCAACAACATCCACCACttcaccaacaacaaccactactacaccaacaaccaccactgctataccaacaacaaccaccactgctataccaacaaccaccactgctataccaacaac GGCTCGCGCTGTCAGTCGCCATAGGCGCCAATGGCGAATTTGA
- the LOC138319626 gene encoding mucin-2-like yields MITKTKATPPPTTTTTTPRTTTTIPTTTTTPTITTTSPTITTTSPTITTAIPTTTTAIPTTTTTSPTITTDTPTTTTTTPTPTTITPTTTTTSPIIITTTPITTTTTPTSTTTTPATTISTSLSTQSFTITKPKATPPTTTATTTPPTTTTTPTKTTTTPTTITTPTTTTTTLTTTTTPTTTTTSPTITTIIPTTTTAIPTTTTTSPTTTTITPTTTTTTPTTTTTPTTTTTPTTTTTPTTTTTIPATTISTSLSTQSFTITKPKATPPPTTTTTTPTTTTSTPTTTTTPTTTTAIPTTTTAIPSKTTAIPTTTTAIPTKTTAIPTKTTAIPSKTTAIPTTTTTAIPTTTTTAIPTTTTTSPTTTTTTPTTTTIPTTTTAIPTTTTAIPSKTTALPTTTTTAIPTTTTAIPTTTTAIPSKTTAIPTTTTAIPSKTTAIPTTTTAIPSKSTAIPTTTTAIPSKTTAIPTTTTTAIPTTTTAIPTTTTAIPSKTTPIPTTTTAIPSKTTAIPTTTTTAIPTTTTAIPTKTTAIPSKTTAIPTTTTTAIPTTTTTAIPTTTTAIPTTTTTAIPTTTTAIPTTTTTAIPTKTTAIPTTTTAIPSKTTAIPTKTTAILNNHHCYTNNNTLPTTQQPYYTNNHHCYTNNHHC; encoded by the coding sequence ATGATAACTAAAACTAAAGCCACACCTCCACCAACAACTACCACTACAACACCAAGAACCACCACTACTATACCAACAACCACCACCACACCAACAATCACCACTACTTCACCAACAATCACCACTACTTCACCAACAATCACCACTGCTATACCAACAACCACCACTGctataccaacaacaaccactacTTCACCAACAATCACAACTGATACACCAACAACCACCACTACTACACCAACACCCACCACCATcacaccaacaacaaccaccactTCACCAATAATCATAACCACTACACCAATTACCACAACTACCACACCAACATCCACCACTACCACACCTGCAACGACCATATCTACATCTCTATCTACACAATCATTTACTATAACTAAACCTAAAGCCACACCTCCAACAACAACCGCCACTACTACACCACCAACTACCactacaacaccaacaaaaaccACTACTACACCAACAACCATTACTACACCAACAACTACCACAACCACACTAACAACCACCACCACACCAACAACCACCACTACTTCACCAACAATCACCACTATTATACCAACAACCACCACTGCTATACCAACAACAACTACCACTTCACCAACAACCACCACCATcacaccaacaacaaccactactacaccaacaactactactaCACCAACAACCACTACTACACCAACAACCACTACTACACCAACAACCACCACTACCATACCTGCAACAACCATATCTACATCTCTATCTACACAATCATTTACTATAACCAAACCTAAAGCCACACCTCCACCAACAACTACCACAACTACACCAACAACTACCACTTCTACACCAACAACCACTACTACACCAACAACCACCACTGCTATACCAACAACCACCACTGCTATACCATCAAAAACCACTGCTATACCAACAACCACCACTGCTATACCAACAAAAACCACTGCTATACCAACAAAAACCACTGCTATACCATCAAAAACCACTGctataccaacaacaaccaccactgctataccaacaacaaccaccactgctataccaacaacaaccaccacttcaccaacaacaaccactacTACACCAACAACCACTACTATACCAACAACCACCACTGCTATACCAACAACCACCACTGCTATACCATCAAAAACCACTGCtttaccaacaacaaccaccactgctataccaacaacaaccactgCTATACCAACAACCACCACTGCTATACCATCAAAAACCACTGCTATACCAACAACCACCACTGCTATACCATCAAAAACCACTGCTATACCAACAACCACCACTGCTATACCATCAAAATCCACTGCTATACCAACAACCACCACTGCTATACCATCAAAAACCACTGctataccaacaacaaccaccactgctataccaacaacaaccactgCTATACCAACAACCACCACTGCTATACCATCAAAAACCACTCCTATACCAACAACCACCACTGCTATACCATCAAAAACTACTGctataccaacaacaaccaccactgctataccaacaacaaccactgCTATACCAACAAAAACCACTGCTATACCATCAAAAACCACTGctataccaacaacaaccaccactgctataccaacaacaaccaccactgctataccaacaacaaccactgctataccaacaacaaccaccactgctataccaacaaccaccactgctataccaacaacaaccaccactGCTATACCAACAAAAACCACTGCTATACCAACAACCACCACTGCTATACCATCAAAAACCACTGCTATACCAACAAAAACCACTGCTATATTAAACAACCACCACTGCTataccaacaacaacacactACCTACTACACAACAACCCTACTACACCAACAACCACCACTGCTATACCAACAACCACCACTGCTAA